In Bacillus sp. SM2101, one genomic interval encodes:
- a CDS encoding 4Fe-4S binding protein yields the protein MLKKVSAFSLLVVLLSIGIVVYADGGDAGNYEDISSVINGFRGENTLIEQKNQLFELSDGHAHGEEIVIVDSPNYVVLGIFGTIIFLFLVLGLTLKLHKRKMEEAYIQRIHMKNLLSHPIISSFLKSKWYPGIFQWTAIVVFSVIVFQLVAGTTNGHKNFGTTMTWVLWWPIIPLLFILFGRFWCAVCPFGKISDIVRKYFGSELPVPKFLKQYGIWLIDLFFILITWSDHVFGIVDSPRGSGYLLLILLTMVIITSVFYERRTFCKTLCFLGGLAGNYSRAGIVELKGTEEICKSCKTQSCYRGNSKVEGCPMFQFPRTMDSSADCNLCANCIKACPNNSIQVSIRKPTSELWGIKKPRLEHTALAAIIMGIVFVQNITMLSVWEDILQYISQLTRTTSYAINFTVAFIVSMVIPLFLLWFASFIASNKKDMQTIKEYFVIFGYAIIPLDLAGHMAHNLFHILTEGKAIWYNTLQLFGIKASGDLAISSGLTVQILQYAIIVLGLLGSIYTVHRIGNNNGIQKKLPFYVLMIVFTVVNIYLFALPMDHRVH from the coding sequence ATGTTAAAGAAAGTATCAGCATTTAGCCTACTCGTAGTGTTACTAAGCATAGGGATAGTCGTATATGCAGATGGAGGGGATGCGGGAAATTATGAAGACATTTCATCAGTTATTAACGGTTTTAGAGGAGAAAATACTTTAATAGAACAAAAAAATCAACTCTTTGAACTATCCGATGGTCATGCTCACGGTGAAGAGATTGTAATTGTAGATTCTCCAAATTATGTTGTTTTAGGAATATTTGGGACAATTATCTTCTTGTTTTTAGTGTTGGGTCTCACTTTAAAATTACATAAGAGAAAAATGGAAGAAGCATATATTCAAAGAATACATATGAAGAACTTGTTGTCTCATCCCATTATAAGCAGTTTTCTTAAAAGTAAATGGTATCCTGGGATTTTTCAATGGACAGCCATTGTTGTGTTTTCAGTCATTGTATTTCAGTTAGTTGCGGGTACAACAAATGGTCATAAGAATTTTGGAACGACAATGACATGGGTTCTTTGGTGGCCTATTATTCCGCTTTTATTTATCTTATTTGGAAGGTTTTGGTGTGCAGTTTGTCCATTCGGCAAAATAAGTGACATTGTTCGAAAATACTTTGGTAGTGAACTCCCCGTACCAAAATTTCTAAAACAGTATGGTATTTGGTTAATTGATTTATTTTTTATTTTAATTACATGGAGTGATCACGTTTTTGGTATTGTCGATTCACCTAGAGGATCTGGATATTTATTATTAATCTTGTTGACAATGGTCATCATCACATCTGTTTTTTACGAAAGAAGAACTTTTTGTAAGACACTATGCTTTCTAGGTGGTCTTGCAGGTAATTATTCTAGAGCTGGTATTGTTGAATTAAAAGGGACAGAGGAAATTTGTAAAAGCTGCAAAACTCAATCATGTTATCGGGGTAACAGCAAAGTTGAAGGTTGTCCTATGTTTCAATTTCCAAGAACAATGGATTCAAGTGCGGATTGTAACTTATGTGCGAATTGTATTAAAGCTTGTCCTAATAATTCGATTCAAGTTTCAATTCGTAAACCTACTAGTGAGTTATGGGGTATAAAAAAGCCAAGGTTAGAGCATACCGCATTAGCAGCTATCATTATGGGAATCGTATTTGTTCAAAATATTACGATGTTGTCTGTATGGGAAGATATTCTACAATACATAAGTCAATTAACGAGAACAACGAGCTATGCAATTAATTTTACAGTTGCATTTATAGTATCAATGGTTATTCCATTATTCCTTTTGTGGTTTGCTTCTTTTATAGCATCTAATAAAAAGGACATGCAAACAATTAAAGAGTATTTTGTAATTTTTGGTTATGCCATTATTCCGCTGGATTTGGCAGGGCATATGGCACATAATTTATTTCATATTTTGACCGAGGGGAAAGCAATTTGGTACAATACGCTCCAGTTGTTTGGTATTAAAGCGAGTGGTGATTTAGCTATTAGTTCAGGTTTAACAGTACAAATATTACAGTATGCAATTATAGTTTTAGGATTGCTTGGCTCGATTTATACCGTACATCGTATAGGGAACAATAATGGTATTCAGAAGAAGCTACCTTTTTATGTGTTAATGATAGTATTTACAGTAGTCAATATTTATCTGTTTGCACTGCCAATGGATCACCGAGTTCATTAA
- a CDS encoding sulfatase-like hydrolase/transferase, with amino-acid sequence MNQATTSSDRKNVQEEKPNFLILMVDQERFPSIYENEELKLWRKENIIAQELLRKNGFEFNNHYAGSTACSPSRATLYTGQYPSLHGVTQTSGVAKTAFDPDLFWLDPNSVPTMGDYFRAAGYRTFWKGKWHASDEDILIPGTKDAYPSYTLTGIPDEEKVRKYLSADQLDKFGFSGWVGPEPHGSAPRNSGCSAAIGVSGRDVVYSAEVVALIRSLELQEENDAPWLIMSSFVNPHDIALFGIVTELSALYNFKVDPSVPFIPPAPTAKESLSTKPIAQDSYRVTYQKALQPLRDTLFYRQLYYSLQKEADQEMLKVFQALQKSNFYENTIVIFLSDHGELLGAHGGLFQKWYNTYEESIHVPMIIHSPRLFSGRQSTDSITSHVDVLPTMLGLAGINPMEIQEKLRPAHTEVHPLVGRDLTPLLKGRKDFYRDDEPIYFMSDDDVTRGLNQVTLSGEPYESVVQPNHIEAIITMLPTGMDKKRERWKLSRYYDNPQFWSDPGCEDNTTVQSSAINTTSNEQCYLCLTKTKNNPVPDQYELYNLTNDPLEEKNLANPAFETPESIIVQNLLISALEEQCSQKRLSPSSGVVPGMPSCNCKGSS; translated from the coding sequence GTGAATCAAGCGACAACAAGTTCAGACCGCAAAAATGTCCAAGAAGAAAAGCCAAACTTTCTTATTTTAATGGTCGACCAGGAAAGATTTCCATCAATTTATGAAAACGAAGAACTAAAGTTATGGCGGAAAGAAAATATTATTGCACAAGAGCTTTTACGTAAAAATGGATTTGAATTTAACAATCATTATGCTGGGAGTACAGCTTGCTCACCAAGTCGTGCGACATTGTATACTGGGCAATACCCTTCCCTACATGGGGTAACACAAACGAGCGGTGTAGCTAAAACCGCGTTTGACCCAGATTTATTCTGGTTAGACCCAAATAGCGTTCCAACGATGGGTGACTATTTTAGAGCTGCTGGGTACCGTACTTTTTGGAAAGGAAAGTGGCATGCTTCTGATGAAGATATTCTCATTCCTGGTACAAAAGATGCTTACCCAAGCTATACATTGACAGGAATACCTGATGAAGAGAAGGTTCGAAAGTATTTGAGCGCTGATCAATTGGATAAGTTTGGGTTCTCTGGCTGGGTGGGTCCTGAGCCTCATGGTTCAGCTCCTCGAAATTCAGGATGTTCAGCAGCCATAGGTGTCAGTGGGCGAGATGTTGTCTATTCTGCAGAAGTTGTTGCATTGATTCGGTCTCTCGAATTACAAGAAGAAAATGATGCACCATGGTTGATTATGAGCTCATTTGTAAATCCACATGATATCGCATTATTCGGAATCGTTACAGAATTAAGTGCACTGTATAATTTTAAAGTAGACCCTTCTGTTCCGTTCATTCCTCCTGCTCCAACGGCAAAGGAATCACTATCTACAAAACCCATCGCACAAGATAGCTACCGAGTTACTTATCAGAAAGCTTTGCAGCCTCTAAGAGACACACTTTTTTATCGCCAGTTGTATTACTCTTTACAAAAAGAAGCCGATCAGGAAATGTTGAAAGTATTTCAAGCACTTCAGAAATCTAATTTTTATGAAAATACAATTGTCATTTTCTTATCTGACCATGGAGAATTATTAGGTGCACACGGTGGATTATTTCAAAAGTGGTATAACACATACGAAGAGTCGATTCATGTCCCTATGATCATCCACAGTCCTAGGCTGTTCTCTGGTCGACAAAGTACAGACAGTATAACGAGTCACGTTGATGTTCTGCCAACTATGCTAGGCTTAGCAGGTATTAACCCAATGGAAATACAAGAAAAGCTGAGGCCAGCTCATACTGAAGTACACCCTCTAGTTGGTCGTGACCTTACCCCTTTGCTAAAAGGAAGAAAAGATTTTTACCGTGATGATGAACCGATTTATTTTATGAGTGATGATGATGTGACAAGGGGATTGAATCAGGTCACATTATCAGGTGAGCCGTATGAATCAGTCGTCCAGCCAAATCATATTGAAGCGATTATTACGATGTTACCTACTGGTATGGATAAAAAAAGAGAGAGGTGGAAGCTTAGTCGTTATTATGATAATCCACAATTTTGGAGTGATCCTGGGTGTGAGGACAACACAACTGTCCAGAGCTCTGCGATTAATACGACATCAAATGAGCAATGCTACCTTTGCTTAACGAAAACAAAAAATAATCCAGTTCCAGATCAATATGAACTATACAACCTTACTAATGATCCGTTAGAAGAAAAAAACCTAGCTAACCCTGCCTTCGAAACCCCAGAATCAATAATAGTCCAGAACCTTCTTATTTCAGCTCTTGAAGAGCAATGTAGCCAAAAGAGACTATCACCATCAAGTGGAGTTGTACCTGGAATGCCGTCTTGTAATTGCAAAGGCTCTTCATAG
- the shc gene encoding squalene--hopene cyclase — translation MLLFSNEEIREEITTMVHDLHETQYTDGTWRFCFEGPPLTDCYTIILLHCLGIGDESLISKLADRLLSIQSENGTWKLYEDEQDGNLSATIQCYFALLCSKAAKKSDTNMKKAERYIKSQGGLTKAHFTTKFILSVCGQYPWPTAFYIPMSILMLPKFSPLSIYSISNYARIHFIPMAICGNKRLSLRSNSTPDVSHLFTTPPSLFTQSWIRESRLSHEFLTQLKKLASYPLHIHEQGLKKAEKFLLDRIESNGTLYSYATSTVVMVFALLALGYTKDSPIIQKAIKGLKSLSCPANDQVHIQNSPSTVWDTALLSYALQKAGVSADVSMIHRANEYLLSRQHKKYGDWTVHNPNTEPGGWGFSDINTIIPDIDDTTAALRAITSTAQTQHPFQVALSKGQKWLLSMQNNDGGWPSFEKNVDQKWLATLPIENANFTLRDSSTADLTGRTLEYLGNFAGYDEEHPQVKQAVNWLINNQEENGSWYGKWGICYIYGTWAAVTGLRAVGIQANHPCIRKAIRWLKNIQNNDGGWGESCRSAEVERFVPLQFSTPSQTAWALDALLTSNSKMERSIQTGIQFLTTNNYSSTQHTYLTGTGLPGQFYTQYHSYNTIFPLIALSNYILTEN, via the coding sequence ATTCTTTTGTTTTCAAACGAAGAAATTCGTGAAGAAATTACAACTATGGTGCATGACCTCCATGAAACACAATATACAGATGGGACTTGGCGATTTTGCTTTGAAGGTCCTCCATTAACGGATTGTTATACTATTATTTTGTTACATTGCCTTGGTATAGGTGATGAATCATTAATATCAAAACTTGCAGATCGATTATTGAGTATACAAAGTGAAAATGGTACTTGGAAGCTGTATGAAGATGAGCAAGATGGAAATTTATCTGCTACCATTCAATGTTACTTCGCCTTATTATGCTCTAAAGCTGCGAAAAAAAGTGATACAAATATGAAGAAAGCAGAACGATACATTAAATCACAAGGTGGGTTGACTAAGGCTCATTTTACAACTAAGTTTATTCTCTCTGTATGTGGCCAATATCCTTGGCCTACAGCATTTTACATTCCTATGTCCATATTAATGCTTCCAAAATTTTCGCCACTTAGCATTTATTCAATTAGTAATTATGCCCGTATTCATTTTATTCCTATGGCTATTTGTGGAAACAAACGCCTTTCACTTCGTTCTAATAGTACACCAGATGTAAGTCATCTATTCACCACACCTCCTTCTTTATTCACACAAAGCTGGATTAGAGAAAGTAGACTTTCACATGAGTTCTTAACGCAGCTTAAAAAACTTGCTAGCTATCCGCTACATATCCATGAACAAGGATTAAAAAAAGCTGAGAAGTTTTTACTAGACAGAATTGAAAGTAATGGGACTTTGTATAGTTACGCTACCTCAACTGTCGTCATGGTTTTTGCACTTTTAGCATTGGGATACACGAAAGATTCGCCGATTATCCAAAAAGCAATTAAAGGATTGAAATCTCTCAGTTGCCCAGCTAACGACCAAGTTCATATTCAAAACTCACCCTCAACTGTATGGGATACAGCCTTATTAAGTTATGCCCTCCAAAAAGCAGGAGTAAGTGCAGATGTTTCAATGATACATCGTGCTAATGAATACCTACTATCCCGTCAACACAAAAAATATGGAGACTGGACAGTACACAACCCCAATACAGAACCAGGAGGCTGGGGTTTCTCAGATATAAACACGATTATTCCAGATATTGATGATACAACTGCAGCACTAAGAGCCATCACATCAACGGCTCAAACACAACATCCTTTTCAAGTCGCTTTATCGAAAGGGCAGAAGTGGCTTCTGTCTATGCAAAATAATGACGGTGGCTGGCCATCATTTGAAAAAAACGTTGACCAAAAATGGTTAGCTACGTTACCGATCGAAAACGCTAATTTTACATTGCGTGACTCATCAACAGCGGATTTAACAGGACGTACACTTGAATATCTTGGAAACTTCGCTGGCTATGACGAAGAACATCCACAAGTAAAACAAGCTGTGAATTGGTTAATTAACAATCAAGAAGAGAATGGCTCTTGGTATGGGAAATGGGGTATTTGTTACATTTATGGCACATGGGCTGCTGTTACAGGTTTGAGGGCAGTTGGTATCCAAGCAAATCACCCTTGTATACGTAAGGCAATTCGTTGGCTTAAAAATATTCAAAATAATGATGGTGGATGGGGAGAGTCTTGTCGCAGTGCTGAAGTCGAACGATTCGTACCTTTGCAATTTAGTACACCTTCTCAAACTGCATGGGCTTTAGATGCATTGCTCACTTCTAATTCAAAAATGGAAAGATCGATTCAAACTGGAATACAATTTTTAACTACAAATAACTATTCTTCTACCCAACATACTTATCTTACAGGCACCGGCTTACCCGGTCAATTTTACACCCAATACCATAGCTACAATACAATTTTCCCACTAATAGCACTGTCAAATTATATATTGACAGAAAATTGA